ATTTATAATCCACTTCTCACCTTGTTGAACCGCTATTGTTTCTGGTTTTCCACCACGCGTCGGACTCCCTGTTTTCGGTTCTGTTGCTGCTCGGTTAAAGAGCGCACCGCTACGCACTTCTTCGCAAAACCATTTGAACATCTCATCATTCCAAGAGCGATTTTCCGCTAGTTCTTTCACAATGCCAAGATGCCAGCCAATCGATAATGCAGTAGCCCCGCAGCCTTCCGCAATTTTCTCTTGAAATAGAACGAAGTCATATAAAGAAATCGCACTACCACCAAATTCCTTCGGCAACGTTAATTTCGTATATCCGATATCTTTCAAATCATTTATATTTTCATACGGAAATGATCCTAATTCACTTAGTTGATGCTCCCTTTCCATGAACTTCGGAATCAATTTATTTATTTGTTCAATAATGAAAGATTGTTTTTCTGTTTCAACAAATGAGAGTGCCATACTATAATCTCCTTTATGCTCGATTCTTAAACCGTTCATTTTGTCATTATGATTATATGAAGCTACCTCTCCATTGTTTCACTATTCCGATAAAAATACAATGTTTTTGACTAATAAGAAAAATTCCTATTGAAAGATAGGTTCTTTCCTTATTAGTCTCCCTTCAATGCCTTTAATGGCAACGAAGTTACATATCCAATATACGAGAATAATTCTTTAAAGAAGAATGGTATTTCTGTATCTAACGTTTTATATGCTGATGTCGGCGTTGGTGAAGCATATGCTTCAATATTAATATGTTTTGCGATTCTCATTGCGCGTTTCATATGAAGTGGATCACTTACAATCGTGTATGTCTGTATTCCGTTCTCAATTCCAACTTGCTTCGCATTTTTTAAATTTTCTTCAGTGAAAAGAGATTTTGTTTCAATTAAAATATCTTCCTCTTTTACACCCTGTTTCATTGCATATACTCTTGCAGTACGTGCTTCCTCAAGTTCTGCCTCGAACTTTGTACCACCTGTAAAAATAATCTTTTTAATATTTCCGTTCTTATATAAAGAAATCGCATGATTAATTCTTTCTTTAAATACAGGAGATGGTTTTCCGTTCCATGAAGCTGCTCCTAGTACGATACCAGCATCCGTTTTCACGTCATCATTTGCTTTAAAACGATAACTCCAAATATCGTAAGCTGCATAACTTACATATAAAATAGCAGAACAAATCATTAGTAAAAATACTTGAAAGATTCGTCTTTTCTTACTCTTCTTATTTTCTTTCATTTGTAATTGCCTCCGTACATCATCCATACTTCTATAAAAAAACATTTATATCAAATCGTTTTGTTTGAGTTTGTTTAAAAGAAGGAACTTTACTTTTTATTTATGTATAAAAGGGTTTTCATTTAAAATTGAGGATTATCAATTCATTTTCATTTGCGGTTTTCATTACATGTTTTAAATTCATAAGTTTATTACCATACAACTACATTGTAACGAATTTTTTCTCAGAAGGGAACGATGAAACAAAAGGAATTAAAATAAAGTAGCATTTTGTAAGAAAAAAGGTATATTTTTCATGCATCACGAACAATATACCTTTCAAAACACGAATTATAGCTTTTCTTTATACAACTCTAACTTTTCTAACAATTGTTCTTTTACGCCTGGCCATTCACTCGAAATAATACTATACACCACTGCATCTCTCACATATCCGTTTGGCAATTTTCTTTCATTTCTAAGCACGCCCTCTTTTACTGCACCTAACCTTTCAATTGCTCGTTGTGCTTTTTCATTTCTTGCATCTGTCTTAATTTGTACCCTGAGCATATGCAGTTTTTCAAAAGCATACTGGAGAAGCATATACTTACACTCTGTATTGATACTCGTACGCTGGACACTTGGATGATACCACGTTTGTCCCAACTCGACTGTTTTATCTTCTACTGAAATATTATATAGACGTGTACTTCCTACAATCGTATTCGTCTGTTGATCCACTACAACGAAAGGTATTTGCGTACCTTTTCCATAACCTTGTATCGCTTTTTGAACGTACTGCTGCATATCTTGCACACTATCCATTTTAGAGATTAAATACGCCCAAATTTCCCGATTTCCTTCTACAATCGAAAACAAAGTTTCGACATCATTACCATCCATTAACCGTAGCTTTGCTCTTTCGTGAATGATTTCCATTTGTAAGCCCCCTTTTTTCTTACTATATCACAGAAATAAACATTTAATTATATAGATGTTAAAACATTAAAACTAACTTTTAAATGTACTTAAAATTCAAGTTTTAATACCTTCTTACATAATAATCCGTAAAAGCCTGTAACAAATACCGTGTCCATCCCATTATATCAAGCTACATTTATATTGGTTTCATTTCATGTAAGTTTTTTCTTTTTCTAAAGATCTATATACGTTCTTTAAAAATTTGCACACCAAAAATACTATTATTTCTACAAAAGATTATTTTTTCATTTATGAATCAAGTTTTTAGTTTGATAGAATGGATAATTATGGATAAAAACCCAAAAATACTATATAATAATAAAGTGAAAGTTTTACAGTTAATTCATATGGGGAAATGGGAGGATATAAAAATGCTAGATCAAATTACTTGGGGAACGCCAGGCAGCTTATTATGCTTAGGATTCTTTTTTGCAGGATTAGGAATTTTCTTAAGAAGTATTACGTCATATACAAAAAACAAATAAAACATCAAAAAGGTTTAAGTTTTCACCTGAAAATATAAACCTTTTTCGTTTTAGGGTATTTACTTAATAAAAATAACAAAAGAAGCCTTCCTTTTACAGAAGGCTTCTTTTGTTATAGCTTTATCTTTTTAAAGCTTTAAAGTAACAAATAAGCAATCGGCGTAATAATAAGTAACGTTAAAATCGTTCTTTGTACGTAAAGAATAATAAGTTCCGATACTTTTAACGGAATATCTGTCGATAAAATACAAGGAATAGAAGCTGAGAAAAACAATATAGATGATACCGAAACCACCGCAATAACAAACTTTGTCACAAGTGGTGCACTTACAACTAACAATGATGGTAAAAACATTTCCGCAATACCAACGGATGCTGCTTTAGCAGCTAAGCCTGCTTCTGGTAATTGTAAAACCCATGTAAAAGGATAGAAAATATAGCTGATCCAATCAAATATTGGCGTGAATTTCGCTAAGACGATACCAATTAAACCTACTGACATAATAGATGGTAAAATTCCCATTGTCATAATAAATCCATCTTTTAAATTCACCGCGATATTTTTCATAATACCCGGTGCAGACTTTGATACTTCTAACGCATCTTCCCAAGCGCGTTCTAGCATTTTCTCTTTATAAACAGGCTCTGGGAATCCTTCTTCTGTTACATATGTATCTGGTTTTCTACTAAGTGGCGGGATTCTTACGGTGATAGCAGTTACGATGAATGTTACAACGAGAGTAGTCCAAAAATAAACATTCCATAAATGCATAATGTCTAATGTTTTTGCGATGATAATCATAAATGTAGCGGATACTGTAGA
This genomic window from Bacillus anthracis str. Vollum contains:
- a CDS encoding YdcF family protein is translated as MKENKKSKKRRIFQVFLLMICSAILYVSYAAYDIWSYRFKANDDVKTDAGIVLGAASWNGKPSPVFKERINHAISLYKNGNIKKIIFTGGTKFEAELEEARTARVYAMKQGVKEEDILIETKSLFTEENLKNAKQVGIENGIQTYTIVSDPLHMKRAMRIAKHINIEAYASPTPTSAYKTLDTEIPFFFKELFSYIGYVTSLPLKALKGD
- a CDS encoding GNAT family N-acetyltransferase, yielding MEIIHERAKLRLMDGNDVETLFSIVEGNREIWAYLISKMDSVQDMQQYVQKAIQGYGKGTQIPFVVVDQQTNTIVGSTRLYNISVEDKTVELGQTWYHPSVQRTSINTECKYMLLQYAFEKLHMLRVQIKTDARNEKAQRAIERLGAVKEGVLRNERKLPNGYVRDAVVYSIISSEWPGVKEQLLEKLELYKEKL
- a CDS encoding YjiH family protein, with amino-acid sequence MSEIELKRNVIKTGSEKRIILRFILASLVGVFMFFVPVTINGASSIMIDHIVSWIRTSVPSVVPYYALLVMIMGAIYPFYTKKWNVSLVDICFSILKVVGVVFGVLYCLKVGPAWFFAPDVGPFLYEKLVISVSLLVPIGSAFLALLVGYGLLEFIGTFCRPIMRPLWKTPGRSAIDAVASFVGSYSLALLITNRVYKEGKYTTKEAAIIATGFSTVSATFMIIIAKTLDIMHLWNVYFWTTLVVTFIVTAITVRIPPLSRKPDTYVTEEGFPEPVYKEKMLERAWEDALEVSKSAPGIMKNIAVNLKDGFIMTMGILPSIMSVGLIGIVLAKFTPIFDWISYIFYPFTWVLQLPEAGLAAKAASVGIAEMFLPSLLVVSAPLVTKFVIAVVSVSSILFFSASIPCILSTDIPLKVSELIILYVQRTILTLLIITPIAYLLL